One Mugil cephalus isolate CIBA_MC_2020 chromosome 12, CIBA_Mcephalus_1.1, whole genome shotgun sequence DNA segment encodes these proteins:
- the LOC125018037 gene encoding golgin subfamily B member 1-like isoform X1: protein MTRETEDTESRVSKNIAGGQGGQGGQGGPTKPPPSSTALSTIGIQAGRSQLLISVLKSGSLVHLQLVQVQPGLCEIGSDQEENQTLIQEQRELLEKLLKHEDEVLSLVENKRQTARRRKDGGMMERMRSRKEEEEEKEVSRAMEESLKEAWLLLLRLLHRRQEVLILAADFYQRALEFSVSIQQVENLQINKKLTEVKLIYDSMRRDVLGKSLQVLNSSSVLLEKLKQLQWTEALQRRGGVLQEDDQEENQEESPQRSRSCRGAALKLEELVELLQDRRRRADHGFRLQLQQVEDDIRVHENQSEDWSLILDQDQRSGSDLQPESGHVSRDLQSESRSAETEELDLKSRFRPWRTIDLPPKSTSEESEPLQTGSRLDLNLTSKFKLRSNLNLKSGLEQTRDLKAGSGSDLNQNSSTEEDPDLQTGTRSETKGEELRSGSEKTKDLQSVFTSHKIKLIRSGSDLRSESRLKTGSSPDLSPESRILQSESTSDFQSGSRSEETGSGSDLDLNSKFRPGSGLKTKSGLELTRDLKPVSQDLPPGSRSEETRVFKPGSRSVSKVLQSGSGLDLKTGSRSNENKNQQSGFSPLETMNLPPESRSDLQPGCGLDLNQNPTTEEDTDLQTGTISEPQGVSEDTRDSVSEVDPRSRSEQIQDLQSGSRSCSDMQPRSGPRSEDLVQEQRESPSSSSPTLQSMLGMNWPSEEGSAHPTLLTNQRQQFEGIMDKVCTGLQQSTSVLISLSSEPRPQLSEAEDALNTNLALYAQAEVLTEQLKRGSSGTRTSSSQTGPSGCLGLVVEELQNVKGRVESNLVLLQPYVRFLRAAQQVEEELEELREIYRSPQKKKEEDVCWQETLQRLDAAQELGNSCIQAVTVGSGSGLGSVSVVHQTLQRLEATKQDLEDLRHQHQIQIQIFRKHQEKLQKTRQNLKCVLELLDSCTLTDLGSDVQTSRLMERFSRARPHFTQLDAEVEQTMRSWKSLRGGQDQLEKEVEEVVEEDLSELLKLQQRVKHKIQESESILDLTSSFHLTTKRLEALLQSEPSSLLSGLSGSGEAELSQQIQNLFEAAAALKSDICVAVTQTSWTSFRTEQLEVRLLSLDSLRLSWLNKAARREEKLCRDRLTQRLHDNINQLRDSFKELKKRFNNLKFNFLKRNERSRNMKAVRNQLQQVEMLEEKLQGLRERVQTVTGRLGSEVRDGAVAREMEDAVNELQRQMGELKRSIDDHRRTLDTSLRLQRAMDEYHLWWDDAAATIARVGKFSSECRSSAAVSVLYQQFEKFVWPTVPEQEERISQIRELAARLHGPEEGRCLVEKTTVKHSEMVASIIELSHGLMELEKKLKMESLEQNDEEEEKKEEMKEKKEEKEEMKEKKEEMKQKKEEKEELKEEKEEMKQKEKKKKEELKEEKEEMKQKEEKKEEMKQKEDNRSSQDVADMNELKETGHTPELTAMHHGKYVSDKRLTAANRKPPFQSRFTSSCSPVEVNRGVHSHAQPVAIDSQATPHSPVIGPSFSDIQREFQNTSAGMLPEAELMEDCLSNDEYECPSPDDISLPPLAETPESNMVQSDEDVSCFSSHSHQGHVPAELTGTGGVQQHRQASHMEVYLAPPNRIRSESSSFAQSPLTVPGPSLPTSPLCSVLAFRDTNTVHSPQAVSLQASLASGSNSVHESNKQKNVFKGWSSLQITHSIASKSETLPLPCPTGNCPLSSHNTRQQDTKTSLHQDLNPSQTRKETDSQTSAGTVTQRPPADAHHTTYSAPESPLSHSEAGTVISPVPKDSCPQSPTPMDHLYKGQTRPQDTGLLKSSTTVPRDNNTYLDSRGGLDQNRPSSQSSEEASSGSTAQSLSTTTPPTHKQTSYCQSRAPQRPSSQEKRDFLHVHLLPPISTCTHQTICSLHYSSTSASTQQCVHNSSMTPSSPAPHSPPPPAPSGAQTQALAQQANLHVSPPSPPPHLLTPHQHPDICQPVSIREEIKLTPQIQGLPLPPPAPPAPPAPPLAQAESLPQGKASKAGHPCFTRPWSRATVMEGSPVTLELEVTGHPEPRLSWSEDGESRDGRLSPHQDPEREAGDHDGGGGGGGDDGWLLVEVLDTIREDWQTWFGSLCALLWLLYLIIL from the exons ATGACCAGAGAAACAGAAGACACTGAGTCACGTGTCTCAAAGAACATTGCAGGGGGACAAGGGGGacaaggaggacaaggaggaccCACCAAGCCTCCCCCGTCTTCCACAGCTCTCAGTACCATCGGCATCCAGGCTGGACGCTCACAGCTCCTCATCTCTGTCCTCAAG agcGGGTCTCTGGTCCACCTCCAGCTGGTCCAGGTCCAACCAGGACTCTGTGAGATCGGATCGGACCAGGAGGAAAACCAGACGCTGATCCAGGAGCAGAGGGAGCTGCTGGAGAAGCTCCTG aaaCATGAGGATGAAGTTCTTTCTTTGGTGGAAAACAAACGACAGACggcgaggaggagaaaggatggagggatgatggagaggatgaggagcaggaaggaggaggaggaagagaaggaggtgtCCAGAGCCATGGAGGAGTCTCTGAAGGAGGCGTGGTTGCTGCTCCTCCGACTCCTCCATAGACGACAGGAGGTCCTGATTCTGGCTGCAGACTTTTACCAGAGAGCACTGGAG TTTTCCGTCAGCATCCAGCAGGTGGAGAATCTACAGATCAACAAGAAATTGACGGAGGTGAAGCTCATCTATGACTCCATGAGAAGAG ATGTTCTGGGGAAGTCCCTGCAGGTTCTAAACAGCAGCAGTGTCCTGTTGGAGAAACTAAAGCAGCTGCAGTGGACAGAGGCCctccagaggagaggaggagtacTGCAGGAAGATGACCAGGAGGAGAACCAAGAGGAG AGTCCCCAGAGAtccaggagctgcagggggGCGGCTctgaagctggaggagctggtggagctgctgcaggatcGGAGGCGGAGGGCCGACCACGGCTTCAGGCTGCAGCTCCAACAGGTGGAGGACGACATCAGGGTCCACGAGAATCAGTCTGAG GACTGGAGTCTGatcctggaccaggaccagaggtCTGGATCAGACTTACAACCAGAGTCTGGACACGTATCCAGAGACCTGCAGTCTGAATCCAGATCAGCAGAGACTGAAGAACTAGATCTGAAATCTAGATTCAGACCATGGAGGACCATAGACCTCCCACCAAAATCCACATCAGAAGAAAGTGAACCGCTCCAGACAGGGTCTAGATTAGATCTGAATCTCACATCCAAATTCAAATTAAGGTCTAATCTGAACCTGAAATCTGGATTAGAGCAAACCAGAGATCTAAAAGCTGGATCTGGATCAGACCTGAATCAGAACTCCTCAACAGAGGAGGACCCAGACCTGCAGACTGGAACCAGATCAGAAACCAAAGGGGAAGAGCTAAGATCAGGATCAGAGAAGACCAAAGACCTCCAGTCTGTTTTCACATCTCATAAGATCAAACTCATAAGATCAGGATCAGATCTGAGGTCTGAATCTAGACTGAAGACTGGATCCAGCCCAGACCTGTCACCAGAGTCCAGAATCCTACAGTCTGAGTCCACATCAGACTTTCAATCTGGATCCAGATCAGAAGAGACGGGATCTGGATCTGATCTGGATTTAAATTCTAAATTCAGACCGGGGTCTGGTCTGAAGACTAAATCTGGATTAGAGCTAACCAGAGATCTGAAACCTGTATCTCAAGACCTGCCCCCGGGATCCAGATCAGAGGAGACCAGAGTCTTTAAGCCTGGATCCAGATCAGTGTCTAAAGTACTCCAGTCAGGATCTGGATTAGATCTGAAAACTGGATCcagatcaaatgaaaacaaaaaccagcAGTCTGGATTCAGTCCATTGGAGACCATGAACCTCCCACCTGAATCCAGATCAGACCTGCAGCCTGGATGTGGATtagacctgaaccagaaccccacaacagaggaggacacagacCTACAGACTGGAACCATATCAGAACCCCAAGGGGTTTCAGAAGATACCAGAGATTCTGTATCAGAGGTAGACCCAAGATCCAGATCAGAGCAGATCCAAGACCTTCAGTCTGGGTCCAGGTCCTGTTCAGATATGCAGCCACGTTCTGGACCCAGATCAGAG GATCTGGTCCAGGAGCAGCGAGagtctccgtcctcctccag TCCGACGCTGCAGAGCATGCTGGGAATGAACTGGCCGAGTGAAGAAGGCTCCGCCCACCCCACCCTCctgaccaatcagaggcagCAGTTTGAAGGCATCATGGACAAA GTGTGTACCGGGCTGCAGCAGAGTACCAGTGTGTTGATCTCTCTCAGCTCTGAACCAAGACCACAACTCTCTGAGGCTGAAGATGCTCTGAACACAAACCTGGCCCTGTACGCACAAGCTGAG GTTCTGACAGAGCAGCTGAAGAGAGGCAGctcaggaaccagaaccagctcctCTCAGACCGGCCCGTCTGGCTGTCTGGGTCTGgttgtggaggagctgcagaatgTGAAGGGGAGGGTTGAGTCCAACCTGGTGCTGCTGCAGCCCTACGTCAGGTTCCTGAGAGCAGCTCAGCAG gtggaggaggagctggaggagctgagggagatcTACAGgtcaccacagaagaagaaagaggaggatgtcTGCTGGCAGGAAACACTGCAGAGACTCGACGCTGCTCAGGAACTAGGAAACAGCTGCATCCAGGCCGTTACTGTG GGATCTGGATCCGGTTTGGGGTCGGTGTCGGTGGTTCATCAGACGCTGCAACGACTCGAGGCGACCAAACAGGACTTGGAGGATCTGCGGCACCAGCatcagatccagatccagatcttCAGGAAACAtcaggagaagctgcagaag ACCCGTCAGAACCTGAAGTGTGTGTTGGAGCTGCTGGACTCGTGTACGCTGACGGATCTGGGTTCAGACGTGCAGACCTCCAGACTGATGGAGCGCTTCAGTCGGGCCAGACCTCATTTCACT CAACTAGACGCTGAGGTGGAGCAAACAATGAGGAGCTGGAAGAGTCTTAGAGGAGGCCAGGATCAGCtagagaaggaggtggaggaggtggtagaGGAGGACCTGTCAGAGCTGCTCAAGTTGCAGCAGAGAGTGAAGCACAAGATCCAGGAGAGCGAATCGATCCTGGATCTGACAAGCAGCTTCCACCTGACGACCAAACGA TTGGAGGCGCTGCTCCAGTCAGAGCCCTCGAGTCTTTTATCTGGTTTATCTGGGTCCGGTGAGGCCGAGCTGAGTCAACAGATCCAGAACCTGTTTGAAGCCGCCGCCGCGTTGAAGTCGGACATCTGTGTCGCCGTCACCCAGACT AGTTGGACAAGTTTCCGGACGGAGCAGCTGGAGGTTCGTCTTCTCTCTCTGGACTCTCTACGCCTGTCGTGGTTGAACAAAGCAGCTCGACGTGAAGAGAAACTCTGCAGAGATCGACTGACCCAACGGCTGCATGACAACATCAACCAG CTTCGTGACTCCTTTAAGGAGCTGAAGAAACGTTTCAACAACCTGAAGTTTAACTTCCTGAAGAGAAACGAGCGCAGCAGGAACATGAAGGCCGTCAGGaaccagctgcagcaggtggagatgttggaggagaagctgcag GGGCTCAGGGAGCGTGTGCAGACTGTGACGGGCCGGCTGGGGTCGGAGGTCAGGGATGGAGCCGTTGCCCGGGAGATGGAGGACGCCGTCAatgagctgcagagacagatgGGAGAGTTGAAGCGAAGCATCGACGACCACAGGCGGACTCTGGACACGAGCCTCCGGCTGCAGCGAGCCATGGACGAG TACCATCTCTGGTGGGACGACGCCGCCGCCACCATCGCCAGAGTTGGGAAGTTTTCCTCCGAGTGTCGCAGCAGCGCCGCCGTCTCTGTCCTCTACCAACAGTTTGAGAAGTTCGTGTGGCCGACAGTTCCTGAGCAGGAAGAGAGGATCAGTCAGATCCGAGAGCTGGCGGCCAGGCTGCACG GGCCCGAGGAAGGACGATGTCTGGTGGAGAAGACGACGGTCAAACACAGTGAGATGGTGGCGTCCATCATAGAGCTGAGCCACGGCCTcatggagctggagaagaaacTCAAG ATGGAGAGTCTGGAACAgaacgacgaggaggaggagaagaaggaggagatgaaagagaagaaggaggagaaggaggagatgaaagagaagaaggaagagatgaaacagaagaaggaggagaaggaggagttgaaagaggagaaggaggagatgaaacagaaggagaagaagaagaaggaggagttgaaagaggagaaggaggagatgaaacagaaggaggagaagaaggaggagatgaaacagAAGGAGGATAACCGAAGTTCACAGGACGTTGCTGACATG AATGAGCTGAAGGAGACAGGCCACACCCCCGAACTAACCGCCATGCATCATGGGAAGTATGTTTCTGACAAGAGGCTGACAGCAGCCAATAGGAAGCCTCCGTTCCAGAGCAG GTTCACCTCCTCCTGTTCCCCGGTAGAGGTTAACCGTGGCGTCCATAGCCACGCCCAACCTGTCGCCATTGACAGCCAGGCCACACCCCATTCACCTGTGATTGGCCCATCGTTTTCTGACATCCAGAGAGAGTTTCAG AATACATCAGCAGGAATGCTACCGGAGGCAGAGCTGATGGAGGACTGTCTCTCTAACGATGAATACGAGTGTCCATCACCGGACGATATTTCCCTGCCACCTCTGGCAGAGACCCCTGAGTCCAACATGGTCCAATCAGATGAGGATGTCTCCTGCTTCAGTTCCCACAGCCACCAGGGTCATGTCCCAGCAGAACTAACTGGGACGGGTGGAGTCCAACAGCATAGACAGGCCAGTCACATGGAGGTTTATCTGGCTCCTCCCAACAG GATCCGATCAGAGTCCAGTTCATTTGCCCAGAGTCCCCTGACAGTTCCTGGTCCCAGCCTCCCCACCAGTCCTCTGTGCAGCGTCCTGGCCTTCAGAGACACCAACACAGTCCATTCCCCCCAGGCTGTTAGCCTCCAGGCTAGTTTAGCTTCTGGATCCAACTCAGTCCATGAgagcaacaaacagaaaaatgtctttaaaggaTGGAGCTCTTTACAAATCACCCACAGCATTGCTTCTAAAAGTGAGACTTTACCGCTGCCTTGTCCAACCGGTAATTGTCCTTTGTCCTCTCATAACACTCGTCAACAAGATACAAAAACCAGCCTCCACCAGGACTTAAATCCCTCCCAAACTAGGAAGGAAACCGACTCTCAGACCAGCGCCGGTACAGTTACCCAGCGTCCCCCTGCAGACGCTCATCATACCACCTATTCAGCCCCAGAAAGTCCCTTGTCTCACAGTGAAGCTGGTACAGTAATTAGTCCCGTCCCAAAGGACAGTTGTCCTCAAAGTCCCACTCCAATGGATCATCTCTATAAAGGCCAGACCCGTCCACAGGACACGGGTCTTCTCAAATCCTCTACAACTGTCCCTCGAGATAACAATACTTACCTGGACTCCAGGGGCGGCCTTGACCAGAACAGACCCTCGTCCCAGAGCAGTGAGGAGGCGTCCTCAGGCTCCACAGCCCAAAGTTTGTCCACAACCACTCCCCCGACTCACAAACAAACCAGTTACTGTCAGTCCAGAGCTCCACAAAGACCCTCCTCCCAGGAGAAGAGAGATTTCCTCCATgttcacctccttcctcccatcAGTACATGCACTCACCAGACAATCTGCTCCCTCCATTACTCCTCCACCTCGGCCTCCACCCAGCAGTGTGTGCATAACTCCAGCATGACTCCCAGCAGCCCtgctcctcattctcctcctcctcctgctccttctggGGCTCAGACCCAAGCCTTAGCTCAACAGGCTAACCTGCATgtcagccccccctcccctccaccccatcTACTAACTCCACACCAACATCCAGATATTTGCCAGCCTGTGTCAATACGTGAGGAGATCAAGCTCACCCCTCAGATCCAAGggcttcccctccctcctcctgctcctcctgctcctcctgctcctcctctggctCAGGCAGAGTCTCTTCCCCAGGGAAAAGCCTCTAAAGCTGGCCACCCCTGCTTCACCCGGCCCTGGTCCAGAGCTACCGTCATGGAGGGCTCTCCAGTGACACTAGAGCTGGAGGTGACGGGACACCCAGAGCCCAGACTCAGCTG